A window of Aerococcus urinae contains these coding sequences:
- a CDS encoding putative glycoside hydrolase has translation MSKQEYRRPPHRRRWLQISAALLCLLAVLLIIVFFNRDRFQNQAAQSSHTNNTNQVAKAEKVEVSDQELQINEGNQALLRVPSVKPERFYKASQVNIAYPKEGVRGIYLSAHGMGTPSILERNINLLDSTGLNSVVIDVKSDWGSIATQLPTDNDLVKKNEEITFNGQEMMQTFEEKQIYPIARITTFKDTYAAQAHPDWSFKKSNGEIWSDAGGQTFLNPYNKDVWAYVVDVAKGAAELGFKDIQFDYVRFPEGFENFGTSLVYDMGDYAHYGKDSVEGRCQAITDFLAYAQKELRPYGVDVSADIFGYVTTIGAAPGIGQDFTDIANTVDVVSSMIYPSHWSNGDFGFTAPDLEPYGVVDNYMDVEDLRLENIDGDHAHSRPWLQAFTASYLANGTYQEYTNVEIEEQIQALRDHGVYEYLLWNAANDYPSNVDY, from the coding sequence TTGTCTAAGCAAGAATATCGTCGTCCTCCCCATAGAAGACGTTGGTTACAGATTTCTGCTGCTTTATTGTGTTTATTAGCCGTCCTCTTAATTATTGTTTTCTTTAACCGCGACCGCTTTCAAAATCAAGCAGCCCAGTCTTCACATACCAATAATACTAACCAAGTCGCTAAGGCAGAAAAGGTGGAGGTTAGCGACCAAGAATTACAAATCAACGAAGGCAACCAAGCCCTACTCCGAGTACCCAGTGTTAAACCCGAACGCTTCTACAAGGCTAGTCAGGTCAACATTGCCTACCCTAAAGAAGGGGTTCGCGGCATCTACCTGTCTGCCCATGGTATGGGAACACCAAGTATTTTGGAGCGTAACATTAACTTACTTGACTCCACCGGCTTGAACAGTGTAGTCATCGATGTCAAGTCTGACTGGGGCTCAATCGCTACCCAATTGCCAACCGATAATGACTTAGTTAAGAAGAACGAAGAAATTACCTTTAATGGTCAAGAAATGATGCAAACCTTTGAAGAGAAGCAAATTTATCCAATTGCCCGCATCACCACCTTCAAGGATACCTATGCTGCTCAAGCCCACCCCGATTGGTCCTTTAAGAAATCCAATGGTGAGATTTGGTCTGACGCAGGAGGTCAAACCTTCCTCAACCCTTATAACAAAGACGTTTGGGCCTATGTGGTCGACGTGGCTAAGGGTGCTGCCGAACTTGGCTTCAAGGATATCCAATTCGACTATGTCCGTTTCCCAGAAGGTTTTGAAAACTTTGGAACCAGCCTGGTTTACGACATGGGGGATTATGCACATTATGGTAAAGATAGTGTCGAAGGCCGCTGCCAGGCCATCACCGACTTCTTAGCCTATGCTCAAAAAGAACTCCGTCCCTATGGGGTCGATGTCTCAGCTGATATCTTCGGTTATGTCACCACCATTGGTGCAGCCCCAGGCATCGGTCAAGACTTTACCGATATTGCCAATACCGTCGATGTGGTTTCTTCCATGATTTATCCGAGTCATTGGAGTAATGGTGACTTTGGCTTCACGGCACCTGACCTTGAACCTTATGGGGTCGTTGATAACTATATGGATGTCGAAGACCTCCGCTTAGAAAATATCGATGGCGACCATGCCCATTCCCGTCCTTGGTTACAAGCCTTTACCGCTAGCTACTTAGCTAATGGAACTTATCAAGAATACACCAATGTTGAAATCGAAGAGCAAATCCAAGCCCTCCGTGACCATGGTGTTTACGAGTACCTACTCTGGAATGCCGCTAACGATTACCCAAGCAATGTCGATTACTAA
- a CDS encoding YkyA family protein, with product MVKKLGLLLVMVFTLVACGKQPAEQSALENIETITSQLNQIQAQEAELQSHFETDISKDSSLSRLGDKNSQTGKNLKLREEATQKAIKELTALKQVSEKIEDEGLRQSLKDTAGQVEQYLNDYQNFLEEEEQYYQEIGEKDATIDTFEDTMAVLNEKHVNLQNQLKNLESQLEKSRQALQDVQNKDQALAGPNTHKGGYDFV from the coding sequence ATGGTAAAGAAATTGGGACTATTGCTAGTCATGGTCTTTACTCTGGTCGCCTGTGGCAAACAACCTGCCGAACAGTCAGCCCTAGAAAATATTGAAACCATCACTAGCCAACTGAATCAGATTCAAGCACAGGAAGCTGAACTGCAAAGTCACTTTGAAACTGATATCAGCAAAGACTCTTCATTGAGTCGCTTAGGGGACAAAAATAGTCAAACAGGAAAGAACCTCAAACTACGTGAAGAAGCCACTCAAAAAGCCATCAAGGAACTCACTGCCTTAAAACAAGTCAGTGAAAAAATTGAAGATGAAGGCTTACGCCAATCGCTTAAGGATACAGCTGGCCAAGTTGAGCAATACCTCAATGACTATCAAAACTTCTTAGAAGAAGAAGAGCAGTATTACCAAGAAATCGGCGAAAAGGATGCCACCATCGATACCTTTGAGGATACCATGGCGGTCCTTAATGAGAAACATGTCAATTTACAAAACCAATTAAAGAATTTAGAAAGTCAGCTAGAAAAGAGCCGTCAAGCCTTGCAAGATGTGCAAAACAAAGACCAAGCCCTAGCTGGCCCCAACACTCACAAAGGAGGTTATGACTTTGTCTAA
- a CDS encoding MBL fold metallo-hydrolase, whose translation MRICMLASGSTGNVTYIETPQRNILVDAGLSGKRIEELLQEIGRDAKDLDAIFISHEHSDHSKGAGIMARRYQLPIYANADTWSYLEQKCGKLDADQKIIMEPGERISFGDVDILSFPVSHDSINAQFYAFQKDSKQFAMMTDLGYVSDRLAGLVYNSDALMIESNYDNDMLRMGKYPWRLKQRIFSDRGHLSNVETAEALTKMIGERTKRVYLGHISRENNLNALALETNTAILKENGLGVGYDFDLYETHHYQPTDLFTL comes from the coding sequence ATGCGCATTTGTATGTTAGCCAGTGGTTCAACAGGAAATGTGACCTATATTGAAACCCCACAGCGGAATATCCTAGTTGATGCGGGCTTAAGTGGTAAGCGTATTGAGGAATTGCTCCAGGAAATTGGCCGGGACGCCAAGGACCTTGATGCTATCTTTATCTCTCACGAACATTCTGACCATTCCAAGGGAGCAGGCATTATGGCCCGGCGTTACCAACTCCCTATCTATGCCAATGCCGATACCTGGTCTTATCTTGAGCAGAAATGTGGCAAGTTAGATGCCGACCAAAAGATTATTATGGAGCCGGGGGAACGGATTAGCTTTGGCGATGTAGATATCCTTAGTTTCCCTGTCAGTCATGACTCTATCAATGCGCAGTTCTATGCCTTCCAAAAAGATAGCAAGCAATTCGCCATGATGACAGACTTAGGCTATGTTTCCGATCGTTTAGCTGGCCTGGTATACAATTCTGATGCCCTGATGATTGAAAGCAACTATGACAATGATATGTTAAGAATGGGTAAGTACCCTTGGCGTTTAAAGCAAAGGATTTTTTCTGATCGGGGCCACCTGTCTAATGTTGAAACGGCTGAAGCCTTGACTAAAATGATTGGTGAGCGGACCAAACGGGTTTACTTGGGACATATTTCCAGGGAAAATAACTTAAATGCCCTGGCCCTTGAAACCAATACGGCGATTTTAAAGGAGAACGGCCTTGGGGTGGGCTATGATTTCGACCTTTATGAGACCCACCATTACCAACCCACCGATCTATTTACCCTTTAA
- a CDS encoding S1C family serine protease, producing the protein MPKEVNPDKNHNVKDDTKNAINSKWGTAIISGLIGAGLVGGVSAYANQDKVSEDEVKTMVERQVNAESQNKSENKGQQGTQQASVEIQSDVSAVVDKVAGSVVSVVNLARPNNQVYDLFGFTQPSRNSDELKTASEGSGVIYKVHGDKAYIVTNNHVIKGSDALEIILADGTQVPVDLVGADPWTDLAVLAMPAEYAKTVAEFGDSSQLKVGEPAIAIGSPLGSDFASTVTSGIVSGLNRQVPTDLDEDGQSDWTVTAIQTDAAINPGNSGGALVNSAGQVIGINSMKISTAQVEGMGFAIPSNDVTTIISQLEKDGHVTRPGLGLRMASLYQFPLERQKQMLKLPEAVEDGVVVMEVDPNSPADQAGLKQYDVITRFGDHEIKDTTQLRQALYGSDPNGKVEIEYYRNGKKQTTTVQLRPQDHHNA; encoded by the coding sequence ATGCCTAAAGAAGTTAATCCTGATAAAAATCATAATGTAAAAGATGACACTAAAAATGCTATCAATTCCAAATGGGGAACCGCTATTATCAGTGGCCTAATCGGTGCTGGCTTAGTGGGTGGGGTTTCCGCTTACGCCAACCAAGATAAGGTTTCTGAAGACGAAGTGAAAACCATGGTTGAACGCCAAGTCAATGCCGAAAGCCAAAATAAGAGCGAAAATAAGGGGCAACAAGGGACCCAACAAGCCAGTGTGGAGATTCAATCTGATGTTTCTGCTGTGGTGGATAAGGTTGCCGGCTCGGTGGTTTCTGTGGTGAACTTGGCCCGTCCTAACAACCAAGTTTATGACTTATTTGGTTTTACCCAACCCAGCCGCAATAGTGATGAACTAAAAACCGCTTCAGAGGGGTCGGGAGTGATCTATAAGGTCCATGGCGATAAGGCTTATATCGTTACCAACAACCATGTGATTAAGGGGAGTGACGCCCTGGAGATTATTCTTGCTGATGGAACCCAAGTGCCAGTTGACTTGGTAGGGGCCGACCCGTGGACTGACCTGGCAGTTTTAGCCATGCCAGCGGAATATGCTAAAACCGTGGCAGAATTTGGCGATTCTTCTCAATTAAAAGTGGGAGAACCAGCCATTGCTATTGGTTCGCCACTAGGCTCTGACTTTGCCTCAACGGTGACCTCAGGGATTGTTTCCGGCTTGAACCGGCAAGTACCGACCGACTTAGATGAAGACGGGCAAAGTGATTGGACCGTGACTGCGATTCAAACAGATGCCGCCATTAATCCAGGTAACTCAGGGGGCGCTTTGGTGAACTCTGCCGGCCAAGTGATTGGGATCAATTCCATGAAGATTTCCACCGCCCAAGTGGAAGGGATGGGCTTTGCCATCCCAAGTAATGACGTGACCACAATTATTAGCCAGTTAGAAAAAGATGGCCATGTAACCCGGCCAGGATTGGGTTTGCGCATGGCTAGTCTCTACCAATTCCCGCTGGAACGGCAAAAACAAATGTTGAAATTGCCTGAAGCAGTTGAAGACGGAGTAGTGGTAATGGAGGTCGACCCTAATTCTCCAGCTGACCAAGCAGGCTTGAAGCAGTATGATGTAATTACTCGCTTTGGCGACCATGAAATTAAGGATACCACTCAATTGCGCCAAGCCCTCTATGGTTCAGACCCGAATGGAAAGGTTGAAATTGAATATTACCGCAATGGTAAGAAGCAAACCACTACCGTTCAATTACGGCCTCAAGACCACCATAATGCCTAG
- the rlmH gene encoding 23S rRNA (pseudouridine(1915)-N(3))-methyltransferase RlmH: MRITILSVGKLKEKYLKQGIAEYQKRMQRYGKLELIEVKDEPTPDNASDLENQQIIEKEGQRLLAKISSQAYVIVLAIKGQALSSEELAQQIDHCLTYGKSDIVFVIGGSLGTSPAVNQRADLLLSFGRMTLPHQLMRLVLSEQIYRAFRIIHHEPYHK, from the coding sequence ATGCGGATTACCATCCTCAGCGTGGGAAAATTGAAAGAAAAATATTTGAAACAGGGGATTGCTGAGTACCAAAAACGAATGCAACGCTATGGCAAATTAGAGCTGATTGAGGTTAAGGATGAGCCTACCCCAGACAATGCTAGTGACTTGGAAAACCAGCAAATCATCGAAAAAGAGGGCCAACGCCTACTGGCTAAGATTTCTTCCCAGGCCTATGTCATTGTGCTTGCTATCAAGGGGCAGGCCTTAAGTTCGGAAGAATTGGCCCAGCAAATTGATCACTGCCTGACCTATGGCAAGAGCGACATTGTCTTTGTAATTGGCGGATCCTTGGGGACTAGTCCAGCTGTCAACCAAAGGGCCGATCTCTTACTCAGTTTTGGGCGGATGACCCTTCCCCATCAATTGATGCGTTTGGTGCTTAGCGAGCAAATTTACCGGGCCTTTCGCATTATCCACCACGAACCCTATCATAAATAA
- a CDS encoding pyridoxal phosphate-dependent aminotransferase produces the protein MSQSISHKAVQLAPSGIRRFFEVANEIPDVISLGVGEPDFMTPMPIRQAAMQCIREGKTYYTANAGLMELRQAISQYIDVKHDLHYDPSSEIVVTVGGSEAIDMVCRAIINPGDEVICIDPSYVSYAPSIKLADGVVVPVTLRADQHFILTPEDLEAAITPKTKAIIINFPNNPTGASMTKEELAALVPVIEAHDLYVITDEIYSELNYNQEQLVSIAAFPGMKERTIYINGFSKSFAMTGWRLGYACAPHEIMEQMIKIHQFTIMAAPTISQYAGIVALRDCDHDVQVMRRSYQQRRNFLMARFKEMNLPCFEPQGAFYTFPDIREFGLSSEEFALKLLDEEKLAVVPGSAFGEGGEGHIRISYAYSLNELEAAVEKLKHFIQKLRQD, from the coding sequence ATGAGCCAGTCAATCAGTCATAAAGCGGTCCAATTAGCCCCTTCTGGCATCCGCCGTTTCTTTGAAGTTGCCAATGAAATCCCTGATGTCATTTCTTTAGGGGTGGGGGAACCGGATTTTATGACTCCCATGCCTATCCGACAAGCAGCCATGCAATGTATTCGTGAAGGAAAAACCTACTATACAGCCAATGCCGGTTTGATGGAATTACGTCAGGCTATTAGTCAATATATCGATGTTAAACATGACCTGCATTATGATCCCAGTTCAGAAATCGTGGTGACTGTTGGGGGAAGTGAAGCTATTGATATGGTATGTCGGGCGATTATTAATCCTGGTGATGAGGTTATTTGTATTGACCCTAGCTACGTTTCCTATGCCCCTTCAATTAAACTAGCTGATGGTGTCGTTGTCCCTGTGACTTTAAGGGCTGATCAACACTTTATTCTGACTCCGGAAGACTTAGAAGCAGCCATCACGCCTAAAACCAAGGCAATAATTATTAACTTCCCGAACAATCCTACTGGGGCAAGTATGACTAAGGAAGAGCTAGCTGCCTTAGTCCCAGTGATTGAGGCTCATGATCTCTATGTCATCACTGATGAAATCTATTCTGAATTAAATTATAATCAAGAGCAGCTGGTGTCGATTGCTGCCTTCCCAGGAATGAAGGAGCGAACCATTTACATCAATGGCTTTTCTAAATCCTTTGCCATGACCGGTTGGCGCTTGGGATACGCATGTGCTCCACATGAGATTATGGAACAAATGATAAAAATTCACCAATTTACCATTATGGCAGCCCCAACCATTTCTCAATATGCAGGGATTGTCGCTCTAAGAGACTGTGACCATGATGTTCAAGTGATGCGGCGGTCCTACCAACAAAGGCGGAATTTTTTGATGGCCCGGTTTAAGGAAATGAACCTCCCTTGCTTTGAGCCCCAAGGAGCCTTTTATACCTTTCCAGATATTAGAGAATTTGGTCTCTCCAGTGAAGAATTTGCCTTGAAATTATTAGATGAAGAAAAATTAGCGGTTGTCCCTGGGTCAGCCTTTGGCGAAGGCGGTGAAGGACATATTCGTATCTCCTATGCCTATTCCTTAAATGAATTAGAAGCAGCGGTCGAAAAACTTAAGCACTTTATCCAAAAACTAAGACAAGACTAG
- a CDS encoding alpha/beta hydrolase fold domain-containing protein, whose protein sequence is MSRKKRLLAYAATVVASLAGYAYHALYQEDRSVKSRLLEDFYRLKDRLKNADEADYRHFLEDQLKTARQGDLSYPKKHGMNISLSSYQNGKAYVLSPENSRPDKLVVYFHGGHRIEAISPKEWRFLENFAEDNKLRLLIPYIEPLSYAYFDEEVDRLEALLDEISLDYTDEDLYLMASDTGALFALPIARDSSSDLILEGLILLSPWVTTKHSITSSQDEEQKDYLMTFSDYQAIASLWQASEGRIIALDADQAGALPKVHLFMGKKDVQYLEVLAFYRKLKQKGLAVDFYAFDYLTHNFHFLTIPEQDEVIDLIAKVVLP, encoded by the coding sequence ATGTCAAGAAAGAAACGTTTATTAGCTTATGCAGCAACGGTGGTTGCCAGTTTAGCGGGCTATGCTTATCATGCCCTTTACCAAGAAGATCGGAGCGTAAAGAGTCGGCTCTTAGAGGACTTCTACCGGCTCAAAGACCGGTTAAAAAATGCTGATGAGGCTGATTACCGCCACTTCCTAGAAGACCAGCTAAAGACTGCTCGGCAGGGAGATTTAAGCTATCCCAAGAAACATGGCATGAACATCTCTCTCTCAAGCTATCAAAATGGGAAAGCCTATGTGCTCAGCCCAGAAAACTCTCGTCCAGATAAACTAGTGGTTTATTTCCATGGGGGGCATCGGATTGAAGCAATTTCGCCTAAGGAATGGCGGTTTTTGGAAAATTTTGCTGAAGATAATAAGCTGCGCCTATTAATCCCCTATATTGAACCCCTTTCCTACGCTTATTTTGATGAAGAAGTGGACCGTTTAGAGGCTTTACTGGATGAAATTAGTCTGGACTATACCGATGAAGACCTCTATTTAATGGCTTCAGATACTGGTGCGCTATTTGCCTTACCCATTGCAAGAGATAGCAGTAGTGATCTTATCCTTGAAGGGTTGATTTTACTTTCACCTTGGGTAACGACGAAACATAGCATCACTAGCAGTCAAGACGAGGAACAAAAAGATTACTTGATGACCTTTTCTGATTACCAAGCCATTGCCAGTCTATGGCAAGCGAGTGAGGGCAGAATTATTGCCCTAGACGCTGACCAGGCAGGGGCCTTACCCAAGGTCCATCTCTTTATGGGGAAGAAAGATGTCCAATATTTAGAAGTCTTAGCCTTTTACCGGAAATTAAAGCAAAAGGGACTGGCGGTCGATTTTTATGCTTTTGATTATTTGACTCACAACTTCCATTTCTTGACTATTCCTGAGCAGGATGAAGTCATTGATTTAATCGCTAAAGTCGTCTTGCCTTAA
- a CDS encoding Lrp/AsnC family transcriptional regulator, producing the protein MNKEKAHELLRLLERDASLSNQTLADMLSLSKDEVVEMKTVLKDANILSGIQAMVNWDATDNEYASAMIEITVNLHKGVSYQQVADVISQYDEVEALYLMSGAYDYLVLTKRLPMHKISGFVNKLATLDHVQGTATHIVMQRYKDHGTQFKTKTDGRNRLVISQ; encoded by the coding sequence ATGAATAAAGAAAAAGCCCATGAATTATTACGCTTATTAGAAAGAGATGCCAGCCTAAGTAACCAAACTTTGGCCGACATGCTTTCCTTAAGCAAAGATGAAGTCGTAGAGATGAAGACGGTGCTCAAAGACGCTAATATCCTCTCTGGTATCCAAGCCATGGTCAACTGGGATGCAACGGATAATGAATATGCATCGGCCATGATAGAAATCACAGTGAACTTGCATAAGGGCGTTTCCTACCAACAAGTCGCTGATGTGATTAGTCAGTACGATGAAGTGGAAGCCCTGTATTTAATGAGTGGGGCCTATGACTATCTTGTCTTAACCAAGCGACTCCCTATGCACAAGATATCAGGTTTTGTTAATAAATTAGCCACCCTAGATCATGTTCAAGGGACTGCCACCCATATTGTTATGCAACGCTATAAGGACCACGGGACCCAATTTAAGACGAAGACGGATGGTAGAAATCGGTTGGTGATTAGCCAATGA
- a CDS encoding DUF2207 family protein: MKKEFPTLILSILLGLFCLLPDSVLAADNQGISVADYQVKVEFDQQGDIKEHEQVRYQFDKQVDQLSHVISTGESGHLRQLNIDMRMDSASEAFPFVQSTSHTVGTFDLHQNGNNVQVDLYNTMSGDDEIVNYIANIEDVWTKYGNQVIMQKDFLLLPFDIHSAQITFKFPQAVDQNHYKAWLTSPAHIQEKWLDESTLQVQVRDLKADSMLNVQMVLPAEMMPNIKGEGPVSKGEQINREIDKHVAARQAWYRQRYWIVMGVSLALVALLILYTYFLLRRKQKIRQAADTQQVNHRHELNPVEVSELLKKNYSQHDKLWLVLLSLVAKGHLALRFANADDRFYPYFKVLASQSDDPYEQVVLDAFSKQQEGGDLDFSSFKYSLGLKKKGKTKAYRNLLHALSKLDKKRKQDFHLLDKVGSRFYGFLWWLYVTVFIVLAGLVIWLIWEINRGYIWLLALAFCLVGIYLLRRYTLPIYNAQGQELVKYWKTYFNSLKGRDQSLGYSQKDYLYSFVTGDNYRLIKQAKKAKQPLSGNLAQALEAVNQYQLKDFM; this comes from the coding sequence ATGAAAAAAGAATTCCCAACTCTGATCTTAAGCATCCTTTTAGGCCTGTTTTGCCTGCTTCCTGATTCGGTTTTGGCAGCAGATAATCAAGGAATTTCAGTTGCGGATTACCAGGTTAAGGTGGAATTTGACCAACAAGGGGATATTAAGGAGCACGAACAAGTTCGCTATCAGTTTGATAAGCAAGTCGACCAATTAAGCCATGTGATTAGTACAGGCGAAAGTGGCCACCTCCGTCAATTAAATATCGATATGCGGATGGATTCAGCCAGCGAAGCCTTTCCTTTTGTTCAGAGTACTTCCCACACGGTAGGAACCTTTGACCTCCACCAAAACGGCAATAATGTCCAAGTGGACCTCTACAATACCATGTCTGGAGACGATGAAATTGTTAATTATATTGCCAATATTGAGGATGTCTGGACCAAGTACGGCAATCAAGTGATTATGCAAAAGGACTTTTTGCTCTTGCCTTTCGATATTCACTCCGCTCAAATTACCTTTAAGTTTCCCCAGGCAGTGGACCAAAACCACTATAAGGCCTGGCTAACTAGCCCAGCCCATATCCAAGAGAAGTGGCTGGATGAGTCGACCTTACAAGTTCAAGTAAGAGACCTTAAGGCAGATAGTATGCTCAATGTGCAAATGGTCCTTCCCGCGGAAATGATGCCTAATATCAAAGGGGAGGGCCCTGTCTCTAAGGGTGAGCAAATTAACCGAGAGATTGATAAGCATGTAGCAGCCAGACAAGCCTGGTACCGCCAACGCTACTGGATAGTGATGGGGGTCAGTTTAGCCTTAGTCGCCTTATTGATCCTTTACACTTACTTCTTGCTCAGACGTAAGCAAAAGATTCGACAAGCAGCGGATACTCAGCAAGTCAACCACAGACATGAGCTCAATCCAGTCGAAGTCAGCGAACTATTGAAGAAGAATTACAGCCAGCATGATAAGTTGTGGCTGGTCCTTTTATCCTTAGTAGCTAAGGGGCACTTAGCCTTACGTTTTGCAAACGCTGATGACCGCTTCTACCCTTACTTTAAAGTCTTGGCTAGTCAAAGTGATGATCCCTATGAACAAGTTGTCCTCGATGCTTTTAGTAAGCAACAGGAGGGTGGGGATCTTGATTTTTCCAGCTTTAAATATAGTCTGGGTCTGAAAAAGAAGGGCAAGACGAAGGCTTACCGCAACTTATTGCATGCCCTTAGCAAGCTGGATAAAAAACGCAAACAGGACTTTCACCTATTAGATAAGGTTGGAAGCCGCTTTTATGGCTTTTTATGGTGGCTTTATGTCACTGTCTTTATCGTCCTAGCGGGTTTAGTGATTTGGCTGATCTGGGAGATAAATAGAGGCTATATTTGGCTCTTAGCCCTGGCCTTTTGCTTAGTGGGAATTTACTTACTGAGACGCTATACCCTGCCGATTTATAATGCCCAGGGGCAAGAACTTGTCAAATATTGGAAGACTTATTTTAACAGCCTTAAAGGTCGAGACCAGTCCTTAGGATACAGTCAAAAAGACTACCTCTATAGCTTTGTGACTGGGGACAACTACCGACTGATTAAGCAGGCTAAAAAAGCCAAGCAGCCTTTAAGCGGCAACTTAGCTCAGGCTTTAGAGGCTGTGAACCAATACCAATTAAAAGATTTTATGTAA
- a CDS encoding two-component system regulatory protein YycI, with product MNFRQIENILIIVFLALNIFLAYILFGKSFMETTSIQSNINIQQELKNNEVTMNFSPSSDDVQLPLIAGKQSRLSTDGGDRAKEQKLEWRDSTEELYGEFKNPIKLPALTENNVENPTQLSPEALKPIEDLLASGAIEHGQEYHFLIYNRQRKIIYYGQNTYADRLAMDSSAELLFHLNDQNEIVSYELSHVHDVSPQGEERPLITQKNAIDNLYLYNEIPSKANILSANICYQQTLSVDDIIVFKPVWAIMMQLDDHTTKTTFVDAINGTIVQNAPASQPVNPSSDGDKAGSQNRQAA from the coding sequence ATGAATTTTCGTCAAATTGAAAATATATTGATTATTGTCTTTCTCGCCTTAAATATCTTCCTGGCCTATATTCTCTTTGGAAAGAGCTTTATGGAGACGACTTCTATCCAGTCCAACATTAATATCCAACAGGAATTAAAGAATAATGAAGTGACCATGAACTTTAGCCCTTCTTCAGATGACGTCCAGTTGCCACTGATTGCAGGCAAACAAAGTCGCCTATCCACCGATGGAGGAGACCGTGCCAAGGAACAGAAGTTAGAGTGGCGGGATTCGACTGAGGAACTCTATGGCGAGTTCAAAAATCCGATTAAGTTACCCGCGCTGACAGAGAACAATGTGGAAAACCCTACCCAGTTGTCCCCAGAGGCCTTAAAGCCGATCGAGGACTTGTTAGCTTCTGGAGCGATTGAGCATGGCCAAGAATATCACTTTTTGATCTATAACCGCCAACGCAAAATTATTTACTATGGGCAAAACACCTATGCCGACAGACTGGCCATGGATTCTAGTGCTGAATTACTATTTCACTTAAATGATCAAAATGAAATCGTCTCCTATGAATTGAGCCATGTCCATGACGTGAGCCCACAAGGCGAAGAACGCCCTTTGATCACCCAAAAGAATGCCATTGATAACTTATATCTTTATAATGAGATCCCTTCCAAGGCCAATATTTTGTCAGCCAATATTTGTTACCAGCAAACTTTATCAGTTGATGATATTATTGTTTTTAAACCGGTTTGGGCCATTATGATGCAGTTGGATGACCATACCACTAAAACCACCTTTGTTGATGCCATTAATGGGACGATCGTTCAAAATGCCCCCGCTTCTCAGCCAGTTAATCCCTCAAGTGATGGCGACAAGGCGGGGAGTCAAAATCGTCAAGCCGCCTAG
- a CDS encoding DUF1002 domain-containing protein, giving the protein MNQLKRRLLAVLACLMAITLFIPQTSAQAAIKGSIFTYGESLNQGQFQETQKLLGVDANARAVQVNINELNGLLHDNYPYYQVYSSAYIAPAKHSGVNVEIVTPKTITAITPLQYENAALTAGATNVDIKVASAVQVDGSGALAGVYKAFQDSGQALDGKAVSVAQEELQTASTITKENQNKENYSDETLNAAIADMKNQIQQAKEQNGGSIDGNTIQVIVNNVINNYNLNGVLSEENIQQLRDLMTKFSQIELTEEQKNALSNFGQTLKEKSGQLVDSAKSAWDNMDETDKNGITDFFHSLWQSLLGIWDSIFGTNYAQNNQGQ; this is encoded by the coding sequence ATGAATCAATTGAAACGTAGGCTCTTGGCCGTACTCGCTTGCCTAATGGCCATAACCCTCTTCATTCCCCAAACAAGTGCCCAGGCAGCTATCAAAGGATCTATTTTTACTTATGGTGAGTCCCTCAACCAAGGTCAATTCCAAGAGACTCAAAAGCTCTTAGGGGTTGATGCCAATGCCCGGGCTGTCCAAGTGAATATTAATGAATTGAACGGCCTATTACATGATAATTACCCCTACTACCAAGTTTATTCATCCGCTTATATTGCCCCAGCCAAGCACAGTGGGGTCAATGTAGAAATCGTCACCCCTAAAACCATTACCGCCATTACACCCTTACAATACGAGAACGCAGCCCTAACAGCCGGAGCAACCAATGTTGATATTAAAGTCGCTTCCGCTGTTCAAGTGGACGGTTCCGGTGCCTTGGCAGGTGTCTATAAGGCCTTCCAAGACAGCGGCCAAGCCTTAGATGGTAAGGCAGTTTCTGTCGCCCAAGAAGAATTACAAACCGCTTCAACCATTACTAAGGAAAACCAAAACAAAGAAAACTATTCCGACGAAACCTTGAATGCTGCCATCGCTGATATGAAAAACCAAATCCAACAAGCCAAGGAACAAAATGGTGGATCGATCGATGGCAATACCATCCAAGTCATTGTTAATAACGTCATCAATAATTACAATCTTAATGGCGTCCTTTCTGAAGAAAACATTCAACAATTACGGGACTTAATGACTAAATTTAGCCAAATTGAACTGACTGAAGAGCAAAAAAACGCTCTTTCCAACTTTGGACAAACCCTAAAAGAAAAGAGCGGCCAATTAGTGGATTCCGCAAAATCCGCTTGGGATAATATGGACGAGACTGATAAAAATGGAATCACCGATTTCTTCCACAGTCTCTGGCAAAGCCTCTTAGGCATCTGGGATTCAATCTTTGGCACCAATTATGCCCAAAATAACCAAGGCCAATAA